GGCTGCAATGGTTGAGTTATCTGCTGTGGCCGCTGTCGGTCATCTCGATAGTGCTGGTGTTCAGCTACTTTTTTTCGACCATTGCCAACCTGATTGCGGCCCCCTTTTGCGGACTGCTGGCGGAACAACTTGAGGGACGTTTGACTGGCAAACCGCTGCCCGATAGCGGCTGGCTTGCCATGATGAAAGACATTCCGCGTATCATGAAACGAGAAATGCAGAAGCTGGGCTACTATTTGCCGCGCGCACTCGGTTTATTGCTGCTCTACTTTATTCCAGGTTTTGGTCAGACCGTGGCACCGGTTTTATGGTTTTTGTTTAGCGCCTGGATGCTCTCCATCCAATATTGCGACTACCCGTTTGATAACCACAAAGTGAGTTTTCAACAGATGCGCAATGCGTTACGTCGCCATAAAAGCGCCAACATGCAATTTGGCGCGTTGGTCAGCCTGTTTACCATGATTCCGATTCTCAATCTGGCAATTATGCCGGTGGCCGTTTGCGGTGCCACCGCCATGTGGGTAGACCGCTATCGCCAGCAAAATGGCCGCCATTAATCCATCAACAAGCCTTATGCATTTTTGCATGGGGCTTATGGTCGTGGGCTATATAGATATACGATTTCTTTCCTTCCGCACACGGGCAGAAAAGGTATGCTCTGAGGGTTCCCAATATTTCATACAGTTAAGGACGAGCTATGAGTAAGATCTATGAAGACAACTCGCTGACAATTGGTCATACGCCGCTGGTTCGACTGAACCGCATCGGTAACGGCCGCATTCTGGCGAAGGTCGAGTCCCGTAACCCGAGCTTCAGCGTAAAATGCCGTATCGGTGCCAATATGATTTGGGACGCAGAAAAACGCGGCATTCTGAAACCTGGCGTAGAGCTGGTGGAACCGACCAGTGGTAACACCGGTATCGCTCTGGCCTATGTGGCTGCGGCCCGTGGTTACAAGCTGACGCTGACCATGCCAGAAACAATGTCGATCGAACGTCGCAAGCTGCTGAAGGCACTGGGTGCGAATCTGGTCCTGACCGAAGGCGCGAAAGGCATGAAAGGTGCCATTGCCAAAGCAGAAGAGATTGTGGCCAGCGACCCGGACAAATATGTACTGCTCCAGCAGTTCAGTAACCCGGCTAACCCGGAAATCCACGAAAAAACCACCGGCCCGGAAATCTGGGAAGATACCGATGGTGCTGTGGACGTGTTCATCGCCGGTGTCGGCACCGGTGGTACGCTGACCGGTGTGAGCCGTTACATTAAGAATACCAAAGGCAAGAAAGATCTGATTTCGGTCGCGGTTGAGCCGACCGACTCACCGGTTATCGCGCAGGCGCTGGCGGGTGAAGAAATCAAACCCGGCCCACACAAAATTCAGGGCATCGGCGCAGGTTTCATTCCGGGCAACCTTGACCTGAAGTTGATTGACCGCGTCGTTGCCATCACTAACGACGAAGCCATCAGCACCGCACGTCGTCTGATGGAAGAAGAAGGTATTCTCGCCGGTATCTCTTCAGGGGCTGCGGTCGCCGCTGCGCTGAAGTTGCAGGAAGATGAAGCCTTCGCCAATAAGAACATCGTGGTGATCCTGCCTTCCTCTGGCGAACGTTATCTGAGTACCGCGTTGTTTGCTGATCTGTTCACCGAAAAAGAGCTGCAACAGTGAGCGGTCAAAGTCTGAAATGACGAAAAAAGCACCCAAATGGGTGCTTTTTTGTGGCTTAGATCTCACTTTTACCACCTGGCAGATTGCTTTCAGTGACGTGGGTCTGGTATTTAAGCAACCAATTATTTCGATGCCTGAAATTAATCAGGCTTTGAAGTGGATCAAGCTGAATCGATTTACTGATTTGGCGATACGGCGAATCACGGCATAATGAGCAGATGGAGCGATCATCTCTGCTTTTGATCCTTCCGCTGGATATGATGCTCACATCGCATGCGCATTTTTTTGGTTAGCGTGATGCCATCCAGTGCACCTACACAGGCTAAAGTTACGGCTCCAGGCTAGACTTTAGATCCATAACACCAAACCTGATAAAGTTGGGGAAATAGAATGTTCCAGCAAGAAGTTACCATTACCGCACCTAACGGCCTCCACACTCGTCCTGCAGCTCAGTTCGTTAAAGAAGCTAAGGCTTTCCAGTCAGAAATCACTGTGACCTCGAATGGCAAATCTGCCAGCGCGAAAAGCCTGTTCAAACTGCAGACACTGGGTCTGACTCAGGGTACGGTTGTTACGCTGTCTGCCGAAGGTGAAGATGAGCAGCAAGCGGTTGAACACCTGGTGAAACTGATGGCTGAGCTGGAGTAATCCACTCAGTTTGTGACTAAACCGACTCCTTTGCCCCATTGAGTGCAAACATCTTGATCGCGGACAACTTGTCCGCGTTATTGCTTCCGTAGATTACACGTCCGCGACAATGGCAATGCATTGGGTCAACGAGCCATCGTGATTAAAAGGTAGGGTTATGATTTCAGGCATTTTAGCATCACCGGGTATCGCCTTCGGCAAAGCATTGCTGCTGAAGGAAGATGAGATCGTCATCAACCGTAAAAAAATTTCTGACGATCAGGTTGAGCAGGAAGTACAGCGCTTCCTCGACGGACGCAGCAAAGCTGCTATCCAGCTCGAAGCCATCAAAGTTAAAGCCGGTGAAACCTTCGGTGAAGAGAAAGCGGCGATCTTTGAAGGTCACATCATGCTGCTGGAAGACGAAGAGCTGGAGCAGGAAATCATCGACCTGATCAAAAAAGATCACGCGACGGCTGACGCTGCTGCCCACTCGGTCATTGATGGCCAGGCGAAAGCCCTGGAAGAGCTGGATGACGAATACCTGAAAGAACGCGCCGCTGACGTGCGTGATATCGGTAAACGCCTGCTGCAAAACATCCTCGGCCTGCACATCGTCGATCTCAGTGCTATCGAAGACGAATCCATTCTGGTGGCAAAAGATTTAACGCCGTCAGAAACCGCACAGCTCAACCTGAAAAAGGTGCTGGGCTTTATCACCGATCTCGGTGGCCGTACCTCACATACCTCCATCATGGCGCGTTCGCTTGAGCTGCCAGCGATTGTCGGTACAGGTAACGTGACCGCGACCGTTAACAACGGTGATTTTCTGATTCTGGATGGCGTAAACAACAAAGTTTATGTCAACCCGACGGCAGATGTACTGGAAGAGCTGAAAGCCATCCAGACGCAATATCTGTCTGAAAAACATGAACTGGCAAAACTGAAAGATCTGCCGGCTATCACGCTGGATGGTCATCAGGTTGAAGTCTGCGCCAACATCGGTACGGTACGTGATGTAGCCGGTGCAGAGCGCAACGGTGCGGAAGGCGTTGGCCTGTATCGTACCGAGTTCCTGTTTATGGACCGCGATTCGCTGCCAACGGAAGAAGAGCAGTTCCAGGCGTACAAAGCCGTTGCTGAAGCGATGGGTTCACAGGCGGTTATCGTCCGTACTATGGACATCGGCGGTGACAAAGATCTGCCGTACATGAACCTGCCGAAAGAAGAGAACCCGTTCCTCGGCTGGCGCGCTATCCGTATCGCGATGGACCGCAAAGAAATTCTGCATGCCCAGCTGCGTGCCATTCTGCGTGCCTCGAAATTCGGCAAACTGCGTATCATGTTCCCGATGATCATTTCAGTGGAAGAAGTTCGCTTCCTGAAAGCCGAACTGGAAACCCTGAAAGCGCAACTGCGTGAAGAAGGCAAAGCCTTTGATGAGACCATTGAAGTGGGCATTATGGTGGAAACACCGGCTTCAGCGGTTATTGCTCGTCATCTGGCGAAAGAAGTCGACTTCTTCAGTATTGGGACAAACGACCTGACACAGTATACTCTGGCGGTCGATCGTGGTAATGATTTGATTTCTCACCTCTATAACCCAATGTCGCCTTCCGTTCTGGGCCTCATCAAGCAAGTGATCGATGCATCACATGCCGAAGGGAAATGGACCGGCATGTGTGGTGAGCTGGCTGGTGATGAACGTGCTACACTACTGTTACTGGGAATGGGGCTGGACGAATTCAGCATGAGTGCCATTTCAATCCCAAGCATCAAGAAAATTATTCGTAATACCAATTTTGAAGATGCGAAGGCATTGGCGGAGCAGGCTCTGGCTCAACCCACAGCAGACGATTTGATGAACCTGGTTAACAAGTTCATCAAAGAAAAAACACTCTGCTGATCCGCGAGACGCTGGCCCCAAATTACTGCTTAGGAGAAGATCATGGGTTTGTTTTCTAAACTTTTTGGCGATAAAACAGAGAGCGCATCAGGGACTATTGAAATTGTAGCGCCTCTGTCAGGCGAAATCGTGAATATTGAAGACGTACCAGATGTGGTATTCGCGGAGAAAATTGTCGGTGACGGTATTGCGATCAAACCGACCGGCAACAAAATGGTTGCGCCGGTTGATGGCACCATCGGTAAAATTTTCGAAACCAACCACGCATTTTCAATCGAGTCTGACAACGGCATCGAGCTGTTCGTCCACTTCGGTATCGACACGGTTGAACTGAAAGGTGAAGGCTTCAAACGTATCGCTGAAGAAGGCCAGAAAGTGAAAAAAGGCGATGTGGTGATCGAGTTTGATCTGCCGCTGCTGGAAGAGAAAGCAAAATCCACGCTGACGCCGGTGGTGATCTCGAACATGGACGAGATCAAAGACCTGATCAAACTCTCTGGTCCGGTAACCGTGGGCGAAACCCCGGTGATTCGTATCAAGAAGTAATTCGCAGTCTGGATAGTAAAACGGCACCCACTGGGTGCCGTTTTTGTTTCTCAGGGAAGTTAGTCCTGTTTCCAGCGTGGCAGCCTGAGCGTTAGCTCCAGCCCCCCTTCCGGGCGGTTAACCGCCTGAACTTCGCCATGGTGCGCCAGCACCACCTTGCGCACAATCGACAGCCCCAGGCCATAGCCCTTGCCCATCAACGGTGAATTGACGCGGACAAAGGGGTCGAAAATGCTGGAAAGCTTTTCATCATCGACACCTGGCCCTTGATCGCGCACACGAATCGCCAGCCACTGATTTTCCGCCTGCAAGCGCACCTGAATATGCTGCCCCTTGTGGGAGAAACGCAGGGCGTTGCGCAGCACATTCTCTACCCCACGCCGAATCAGCTCAGCATTGCCATGCACGGTGTAATCTGCGTTTTCATCGACCTGAAAATCGACCTTCACCCCTGGAATCTGTGCCTCGTAACGAACATCGGTCACTATCGCATGCAGCAGGCCGGTCAGGTCGAAATACTGCTCACCCGGCATACTCTCGTGCTCGGCACGCGAGAGCGTCAGCAGTTCCCCGATCATCTTATCCAGGCGACGCGCTTCTTCGTCGATGCGGTTCAGGGAAGATTCAACACTTTCCGGCGTCTGACGCGCCAGACCGGTCGCCAGCTGTAAACGAGCCAGCGGCGAACGCAGCTCGTGGGAGATATCATGCAGCAGCTCCTCACGTGCTTTCACCAGCGTATCCAGTCGCTCCACCATCGCATCGAAATCCTGCGCCACACTGGAAAGCTCGTCATGGCGTTTGCGCATCACCGGATAGAGCCGCACACTCAGGTCACCGCTGCTCACGCGGGCAAAACCTTCACGTAACTGGCGCATCGGACGTGTCAGGTTCCACGCCAGCAGCAGGCTGAACAGCAAACCGAGCGCACCGGCAAAGGTAAACATCGGCTCAGGGATATTCAGAATGCGGCGAGGGCCGCCGACCCCCATAGAGCTATCTTCCCGCAACGCTTTGACGTCGTAACGCAGCTCATACTCTTTACCGTCCGCCCCTTTCACCCAGCGGACAATCACATCCGGGAAGGGACCGTGGAACGGCTCATTAAAGCCTGAAGGTGGCAATCCTTCCGGTGGTGTATTCACCGTGGTGTTGGGTTTACTGTGCTGGATCACCGAAAAAAACTGACGATCGTTCGGTTCCCAGTCGGCCATCATATCATCCAGCGCGCCTGGCCCACCGCGCTCCAACACCGACACCGCCGAGGCCATCTGCAAATTCACGATACGACGAATCGCCACGATTTCTGGTGGCTCGTGGCGATTACCGGAAAGCGAAAAACCAAGCCACAGCAGCTGGCTGATAATGACAAATACAATCCAGAAGCCCAGCAGGATCTTCCAGAACATCCGGCCACGGTAGCTGTGCTTCATCGAATGCGATAACCAATACTGCGCACGGTTTCGATATTGACGCTGTCAGCGGTCAACGCTGCCAGTTTCTGGCGAATATTGCTGATATGTACATCAACGCTGCGATCGTAGGCTTCACGCGGACGCCCCAGCCCTTTTTCTGACAGCTCATCTTTTGATACCACGCGATCGGGCGCACGCATCAACAGGTCGAGTAGGTTGAATTCCGAGGCGGTAAGGTCAAACGCCTTGCCCTGCCATTCGGTAATACGGGTCGCAGGATTGAGACTCAAATCGCCCCAACGCAGCACTTCTTTCTTATCGGGTAACGGAGCCTGATCTTCAAAGCGACGCAGCACGGCACGCAGTCGCGCCACCAGTTCACGTGGATAACAGGGTTTTGGCACATAATCGTCCGCCCCCATTTCCAGACCGATAACGCGATCGATATTGTCGCCTTTGGCGGTCAACATGATCACCGGCAGACGGCTGTTCTGGCGTACCTGACGCAGCACATCAATTCCGCTCATATCCGGCAGCATGATATCGAGGATCATGGCGGTGTAATTACCTGAAAGCGCACCTTCAACCCCGGCACTTCCGGTCAAAACCAGTTGTGCATCAAAGCCTTCAGCAATCAGGTATTGGCTCAGCATAGTACCAAGCTCTAAATCGTCATCAACAAGCAGAATTTTCATCTTTATCTCTCGTACAAAATTGCCGCTATTTTGTCCTGAGTTCGTCCTGAGCGCAGCCGGTTTTACTCGATCCTTACAGTGACGATACTCCGTAGCGACGCGATTTATCGCGCGAATTTAAAACACAGGAAAACAGCGCGATAAATCGCGCCGCTACGCATTTTTACAAGAGGATAGTTTAGTGGAAAACACCCGTGGAGAGATAACGATCGCCGCGATCGCAAATAATTGCGACCACAACGCTGCCCGGCTGGGCCGCCGCGATGCGTAACGCACCCGCCACCGCACCGCCGGAGCTGACGCCGCAGAAAATGCCTTCACGCTGCGCCAGGGCACGCATGGTTGCTTCCGCTTCCTGTTGAGTCATATCCATCACGTCATCCACCAACTCCGGGCGAAAAATCCCCGGCAGATAGGCGCTTGGCCAACGGCGGATACCGGGAATGCTGCTGCCTTCCTCGGGTTGCAGGCCGATGATTTTCACCGCAGGCGCATACTCACGCAGGTAGCGCCCCACCCCGGTAATGGTGCCGGTGGTGCCCATGCTGGAGACGAAATGCGTCATGCGTTGCTGGCTCTGCTGCCAAATTTCTGGACCGGTGGTCAGGTAGTGGCCGAGGGGATTATCCGGGTTGTTAAACTGATCCAGTACCCTGCCCTCACCGCGTGCGGCCATCTCCTGCGCCAAATCACGCGCCCCTTCCATGCCCTGCTCACGGGTCACCAGCACCAGTTCAGCGCCGTAGGCACGCATCGCATCCTGTCGCTCCTGGCTCATGTTTTCTGGCATCAGCAAACGCAGACAATAGCCTTTCATCGCCGCAATCATTGCCAGCGCGATGCCGGTATTGCCGCTGGTGGCTTCAATCAGGGTATCGCCCGGTTTGATCTCGCCGCGCAACTCCGCCTGATGAATCATCGACCAGGCGGCGCGATCTTTGACCGAGCCAGCCGGATTGTTCCCTTCCAGTTTTAACCAGATTTCGCTGCCGTTGTCAGGCGTCAGGCGCTGCAACTTAATCAACGGCGTGTTACCGATGGTATTTTCCAGTGTGGTCACGGTCAGATTCCCGGCGTAGAAAGAGGGGCAAAGAAATCGGGCGGGAAAATCCCGCCCGAAGGAGTGTCAAAAATATCAGGCGCTCTCGGCAAAGGCAACCGCGCGCAGCGGTGTCGTCCCCTGGTAAAGTCGTGCCTGTTGCAGGCCAACAAACAGACGTTCGCCACGAATCGGCGCGGTTTGCTCACCATCAAACACCAGGGTGAAGGGTTCGCTTTGCCAGCCAGTTGGCTGCACCACCAACTGCCAGAAGTGGCCACGCGGGCTGACTTCCAGCACCTGCACCGGCAACGGGCTTTCCAGGCTGCTCTGGCGCGAGACATCAATCTCCCACGGGCGCAGGAACAACTCGACCTTGCCCTGGTGGGCAGGGGTATAACCCAGCGGCCAGCGATGCGCAGCGACATGGAACTGCGATCCGTGGACTTCACCGTCAAAGCGGTTCACTTCACCGAGGAACTCCAGCACAAAGCGGGTGGCCGGGTCGCGCCATACTTCATCTGGCGTGCCCACCTGTTCGATATTGCCCTGGCTCATCACCACCACGCGGTCAGCGACTTCCATCGCCTCTTCCTGGTCATGGGTGACGAATACGCTGGTGAATTTTAACTCTTCATGCAACTGACGCAGCCAGCGGCGCAGCTCTTTACGCACCTGCGCATCCAGCGCACCGAAGGGTTCATCCAGCAGCAAAATCTGTGGTTCCACTGCCAGCGCACGCGCCAGCGCCACACGCTGCTTCTGGCCGCCTGACAGCTGCGCCGGGAAGCGGTTGGCAAGATGCGCCAGTTGCACCATTTCCAGCAAACGGGTTACACGTTGTTTGATTTCAACGCTGGAAGGACGCTCACGACGTGGCAGCACCGTCAGGCCAAAGGCGATGTTGTCAAACACCGTCATATGGCGGAACAGCGCGTAATGCTGGAACACAAATCCAACCTGACGATCGCGGGCATGCAAGCGACTGACATCTTTGCCGTGGAACTGAATCTGCCCACTGTTCTGATGTTCAAGCCCGGCGATAATTCGCAGCAGCGTGGTTTTACCGGAACCGGACGGCCCCAGCAGCGCCACCATCTGGCCGGAAGGAATATCCAGAGAGATATCGTTCAGCACCGGGGTACGGCCAAACGCTTTGTTAATTTGTTTAATCTCAATGCTCATGATTTTCCTCCTGTTGGCGTTTCTGCTGATGCTCTAAACGCCACTGCAGCACGCTTTTCAGAAACAGTGTCACTATCGCCATCAAGGTCAACAGCGCGGCGGCGGTGAAAGCCCCGACAGTGTTGTAATCCTGATGCAGTAATTCAACCTGAAGCGGCAACGTATAGGTTTCGCCGCGAATCGATCCCGATACCACCGAGACCGCACCAAATTCGCCGATGGTACGCGCGTTGGTCAGCACCACGCCGTACAGCAGCGCCCAGCGAATGTTCGGCAGCGTCACGCGGCGAAACATCTGCCAGCCGGATGCGCCAAGCAGCACCGCGGCTTCATCTTCATTGCTGCCCTGGCTCAGCATCACCGGCACCAGTTCACGCACCACAAACGGACAGGTGACGAAAACGGTCGCCAGCACCATACCCGGCCAGGCAAACATAATCTGGATATTGTGCGCATCCAGCCAACCACCGGCCGGGCCGTTGACGCCCCAAAACAGCAGATACATCAAGCCTGCCACCACCGGCGACACGGCAAACGGAATATCAAACAGCGTCAACAGCAGCTGACGACCAGGAAAGTTAAACCGCGTCACCAGCCATGCCAACAGCGTCCCGAACACCAGGTTGACCGGCACGGTGATCAGCGCCACCATCACCGTCAGCCAGATGGCATGCAGCATGTCGCCATCTTTCAGATTGCTGATGACACCCCCCAGCCCCTGCCCCAATGCCTCCCAGAAAATCGAGATCATCGGCACCACCAGTAACAACAAGGAAACCAGCGCGCCAATACCAATCAGCAGCCACTTAGCCCAGTTGATCGGTGAACGGTCCACACGATTGATTTGCGAAATCTCGGCCATCAGTGACCTCCTAAACGACGGCCAAAGCGGCTTTGCAGGGTGTTAATGCCGAATAGCAGCAGCAACGACGCCGCAAGGATCACCGACGCAATGGCACTGGCCGCCGGGTAATCAAACTCCTGCAAACGCACAAAAATCATCAGTGAGGTGACTTCGGTCTTCCACGCGATATTGCCCGCGATAAAAATCACCGCGCCAAACTCACCAAGGCTACGGGTAAACGACAGCGCAGTGCCTGCCAGCAGGGCGGGAGCCACTTCCGGCAGCACCACACGACGGAAGCTTTGCCACGGCGTGGCACCCAGCGTTTCCGCCGCTTCTTCATATTCCGGGCCTAACTCTTCCAGCACTGGCTGCACGGTACGCACCACAAATGGAATGCTGGTGAAGGCCATCGCCACGGCAATACCGAGCCAGGTGTAAGAGACTTTGATATCAAACTGCGCCAGCCACTGCCCATACCAACCGTTGACTGAGAACAGCCCGGCCAGCGTCAGACCGGCAACGGCGGTGGGCAGCGCAAACGGCAAATCCATCAGACCATCAAGCAAAGTACGACCCGGGAAGCGATAACGGGTCAGGATCCACGCCATCAACATGCCAAACACCGCGTTGAAGATCGAAGCGACCCCGGCAGACAACAGCGTGACCTTATAGGCGGCCACCAGTTGCGGGCTGGTGATCACTTCCCAGTACTGCGCCAGCGTCATTTTGGACAGCTGCATCAGCAGCGCGCTGATCGGCAGCAGCAGGATCAGGCAGGTAAACAGCAGGCTGGTGCCGAGGCTGAGACCGAATCCGGGCAGCACCCGTTTTTGCGTTGAGGCAAACATCAGCCGCGCCCCGCTGCCAGCAGTTTGTCCAGCTCAGCGCCGGAAGCGAAATGGGTTTTCATCACGTTGTCCCAGCCGCCAAACGCCTGATCCACGTTAAATAATGCCGTCTGTGGGAAGCGATCTTTCTGCTCCGCCATCAGCTGCGGGTTGTTTACGCGATAGTAGAAACCGGTGATAATTTTCTGCGCTTCCGGGCTGTAGAGGAAATTCAGGTAAGCCTTGGCCGCATCGGCGGTGCCATTGTGCTCAACATTTTTGTCCACCCAGGCCACCGGAAACTCAGCGAGGATATTGGTTTTGGGCACAATCACTTCATAACCGTCTTTCGCGTACTGGTTGCGAATGTTGTTCACTTCAGATTCAAAGCTGATCAGCACATCCCCCAGACCACGCTCGGCGAAGGTGGTGGTGGCACCGCGACCGCCGGTATCAAACACTTCGACGTTCTTCAGGAATTGGGTCATAAAGGCTTCGGTTTTGGCTTTATCTTTACCATCAGCCTGATCCGCCGCGCCCCAGGCCGCCAGATAGGTATAACGGCCATTACCGGAGGTTTTGGGATTCGGGAACACCAACTTCACATCATCACGCGCCAGATCGGCCCAGTCGTGAATGTGCTTTGGATTGCCTTTGCGCACCAGGAACGCCATGGTGGA
The DNA window shown above is from Pantoea sp. At-9b and carries:
- the crr gene encoding PTS glucose transporter subunit IIA encodes the protein MGLFSKLFGDKTESASGTIEIVAPLSGEIVNIEDVPDVVFAEKIVGDGIAIKPTGNKMVAPVDGTIGKIFETNHAFSIESDNGIELFVHFGIDTVELKGEGFKRIAEEGQKVKKGDVVIEFDLPLLEEKAKSTLTPVVISNMDEIKDLIKLSGPVTVGETPVIRIKK
- a CDS encoding ATP-binding protein yields the protein MKHSYRGRMFWKILLGFWIVFVIISQLLWLGFSLSGNRHEPPEIVAIRRIVNLQMASAVSVLERGGPGALDDMMADWEPNDRQFFSVIQHSKPNTTVNTPPEGLPPSGFNEPFHGPFPDVIVRWVKGADGKEYELRYDVKALREDSSMGVGGPRRILNIPEPMFTFAGALGLLFSLLLAWNLTRPMRQLREGFARVSSGDLSVRLYPVMRKRHDELSSVAQDFDAMVERLDTLVKAREELLHDISHELRSPLARLQLATGLARQTPESVESSLNRIDEEARRLDKMIGELLTLSRAEHESMPGEQYFDLTGLLHAIVTDVRYEAQIPGVKVDFQVDENADYTVHGNAELIRRGVENVLRNALRFSHKGQHIQVRLQAENQWLAIRVRDQGPGVDDEKLSSIFDPFVRVNSPLMGKGYGLGLSIVRKVVLAHHGEVQAVNRPEGGLELTLRLPRWKQD
- the ptsH gene encoding phosphocarrier protein Hpr, with the translated sequence MFQQEVTITAPNGLHTRPAAQFVKEAKAFQSEITVTSNGKSASAKSLFKLQTLGLTQGTVVTLSAEGEDEQQAVEHLVKLMAELE
- the cysZ gene encoding sulfate transporter CysZ; the encoded protein is MPAENSVSSLNGIHYFAEGWKLVRLPGIRRYVIIPLLVNILLLGGAFIWLFHRLGQWIPQLMAHIPDWLQWLSYLLWPLSVISIVLVFSYFFSTIANLIAAPFCGLLAEQLEGRLTGKPLPDSGWLAMMKDIPRIMKREMQKLGYYLPRALGLLLLYFIPGFGQTVAPVLWFLFSAWMLSIQYCDYPFDNHKVSFQQMRNALRRHKSANMQFGALVSLFTMIPILNLAIMPVAVCGATAMWVDRYRQQNGRH
- the cysA gene encoding sulfate/thiosulfate ABC transporter ATP-binding protein CysA — encoded protein: MSIEIKQINKAFGRTPVLNDISLDIPSGQMVALLGPSGSGKTTLLRIIAGLEHQNSGQIQFHGKDVSRLHARDRQVGFVFQHYALFRHMTVFDNIAFGLTVLPRRERPSSVEIKQRVTRLLEMVQLAHLANRFPAQLSGGQKQRVALARALAVEPQILLLDEPFGALDAQVRKELRRWLRQLHEELKFTSVFVTHDQEEAMEVADRVVVMSQGNIEQVGTPDEVWRDPATRFVLEFLGEVNRFDGEVHGSQFHVAAHRWPLGYTPAHQGKVELFLRPWEIDVSRQSSLESPLPVQVLEVSPRGHFWQLVVQPTGWQSEPFTLVFDGEQTAPIRGERLFVGLQQARLYQGTTPLRAVAFAESA
- the cysT gene encoding sulfate/thiosulfate ABC transporter permease CysT encodes the protein MFASTQKRVLPGFGLSLGTSLLFTCLILLLPISALLMQLSKMTLAQYWEVITSPQLVAAYKVTLLSAGVASIFNAVFGMLMAWILTRYRFPGRTLLDGLMDLPFALPTAVAGLTLAGLFSVNGWYGQWLAQFDIKVSYTWLGIAVAMAFTSIPFVVRTVQPVLEELGPEYEEAAETLGATPWQSFRRVVLPEVAPALLAGTALSFTRSLGEFGAVIFIAGNIAWKTEVTSLMIFVRLQEFDYPAASAIASVILAASLLLLFGINTLQSRFGRRLGGH
- the cysK gene encoding cysteine synthase A, whose protein sequence is MSKIYEDNSLTIGHTPLVRLNRIGNGRILAKVESRNPSFSVKCRIGANMIWDAEKRGILKPGVELVEPTSGNTGIALAYVAAARGYKLTLTMPETMSIERRKLLKALGANLVLTEGAKGMKGAIAKAEEIVASDPDKYVLLQQFSNPANPEIHEKTTGPEIWEDTDGAVDVFIAGVGTGGTLTGVSRYIKNTKGKKDLISVAVEPTDSPVIAQALAGEEIKPGPHKIQGIGAGFIPGNLDLKLIDRVVAITNDEAISTARRLMEEEGILAGISSGAAVAAALKLQEDEAFANKNIVVILPSSGERYLSTALFADLFTEKELQQ
- the ptsI gene encoding phosphoenolpyruvate-protein phosphotransferase PtsI, translated to MISGILASPGIAFGKALLLKEDEIVINRKKISDDQVEQEVQRFLDGRSKAAIQLEAIKVKAGETFGEEKAAIFEGHIMLLEDEELEQEIIDLIKKDHATADAAAHSVIDGQAKALEELDDEYLKERAADVRDIGKRLLQNILGLHIVDLSAIEDESILVAKDLTPSETAQLNLKKVLGFITDLGGRTSHTSIMARSLELPAIVGTGNVTATVNNGDFLILDGVNNKVYVNPTADVLEELKAIQTQYLSEKHELAKLKDLPAITLDGHQVEVCANIGTVRDVAGAERNGAEGVGLYRTEFLFMDRDSLPTEEEQFQAYKAVAEAMGSQAVIVRTMDIGGDKDLPYMNLPKEENPFLGWRAIRIAMDRKEILHAQLRAILRASKFGKLRIMFPMIISVEEVRFLKAELETLKAQLREEGKAFDETIEVGIMVETPASAVIARHLAKEVDFFSIGTNDLTQYTLAVDRGNDLISHLYNPMSPSVLGLIKQVIDASHAEGKWTGMCGELAGDERATLLLLGMGLDEFSMSAISIPSIKKIIRNTNFEDAKALAEQALAQPTADDLMNLVNKFIKEKTLC
- the cysM gene encoding cysteine synthase CysM, whose amino-acid sequence is MTTLENTIGNTPLIKLQRLTPDNGSEIWLKLEGNNPAGSVKDRAAWSMIHQAELRGEIKPGDTLIEATSGNTGIALAMIAAMKGYCLRLLMPENMSQERQDAMRAYGAELVLVTREQGMEGARDLAQEMAARGEGRVLDQFNNPDNPLGHYLTTGPEIWQQSQQRMTHFVSSMGTTGTITGVGRYLREYAPAVKIIGLQPEEGSSIPGIRRWPSAYLPGIFRPELVDDVMDMTQQEAEATMRALAQREGIFCGVSSGGAVAGALRIAAAQPGSVVVAIICDRGDRYLSTGVFH
- a CDS encoding sulfate ABC transporter substrate-binding protein; translated protein: MTLPVLKKLVGGIALSLAMAGAVQATELLNSSYDVSRELFVALNAPFEQQWDASHPGDKLTIKQSHAGSSKQALAILQGLRADVVTYNQVTDVQVLHDKGDLIPANWQTRLPNNSSPFYSTMAFLVRKGNPKHIHDWADLARDDVKLVFPNPKTSGNGRYTYLAAWGAADQADGKDKAKTEAFMTQFLKNVEVFDTGGRGATTTFAERGLGDVLISFESEVNNIRNQYAKDGYEVIVPKTNILAEFPVAWVDKNVEHNGTADAAKAYLNFLYSPEAQKIITGFYYRVNNPQLMAEQKDRFPQTALFNVDQAFGGWDNVMKTHFASGAELDKLLAAGRG
- a CDS encoding response regulator transcription factor, which gives rise to MKILLVDDDLELGTMLSQYLIAEGFDAQLVLTGSAGVEGALSGNYTAMILDIMLPDMSGIDVLRQVRQNSRLPVIMLTAKGDNIDRVIGLEMGADDYVPKPCYPRELVARLRAVLRRFEDQAPLPDKKEVLRWGDLSLNPATRITEWQGKAFDLTASEFNLLDLLMRAPDRVVSKDELSEKGLGRPREAYDRSVDVHISNIRQKLAALTADSVNIETVRSIGYRIR
- the cysW gene encoding sulfate/thiosulfate ABC transporter permease CysW — translated: MAEISQINRVDRSPINWAKWLLIGIGALVSLLLLVVPMISIFWEALGQGLGGVISNLKDGDMLHAIWLTVMVALITVPVNLVFGTLLAWLVTRFNFPGRQLLLTLFDIPFAVSPVVAGLMYLLFWGVNGPAGGWLDAHNIQIMFAWPGMVLATVFVTCPFVVRELVPVMLSQGSNEDEAAVLLGASGWQMFRRVTLPNIRWALLYGVVLTNARTIGEFGAVSVVSGSIRGETYTLPLQVELLHQDYNTVGAFTAAALLTLMAIVTLFLKSVLQWRLEHQQKRQQEENHEH